A section of the Candidatus Zixiibacteriota bacterium genome encodes:
- a CDS encoding MoaD/ThiS family protein produces MKVKVLKLGEAAKEVEIQDGSTLQHVIQASGFNREHMTVTLNGHPAFDTSPVQDGDVITMNPHIKGGQS; encoded by the coding sequence ATGAAAGTCAAGGTCTTAAAGTTAGGCGAAGCCGCCAAGGAAGTCGAGATTCAAGATGGGTCGACATTGCAGCATGTCATCCAGGCATCGGGATTCAACCGCGAACATATGACTGTTACGCTAAACGGTCATCCAGCATTTGACACATCACCTGTTCAGGATGGTGATGTTATCACGATGAACCCGCATATCAAAGGGGGGCAAAGTTGA